A single genomic interval of Symphalangus syndactylus isolate Jambi chromosome 18, NHGRI_mSymSyn1-v2.1_pri, whole genome shotgun sequence harbors:
- the LOC129467828 gene encoding nuclear pore complex-interacting protein family member A7-like isoform X6 produces the protein MEDLYTSRRYMEAKVRAEVHKVTTKVNSHYKINGQRKTPKEEKLFHAAERLRRRAEDYYRRKITPSARKPHANWLCAQALQRKMAERKAASKQQRCEMREKQRVPERHRSQEPVQGGPGLENPFWRADSGPHSVPMRNSSCVPAENREKTKVRMAAVGHHHSSGLPYWPYLTAETLRKRKGHQAPPPTQCHLGGQPPPSAKGHLRPLNLSRLQCRLGPQPHSTTDDFLRRDKLQVECPLGPVSFPPAEDFVSLKTPPECLLVPLPPSPVDDFLTPEKPPVQCCRGPVPSPRAHNVRKRKTPPDSFFVPLPPSPVDNSLSLKTPPECLLVPLPPSPVDDFLTPEKPPVQCCRGPVPSPRAHNVRKRKTPPDSFFVPLPPSPVDNSLSLKIPLECLLVPLPPSPVDDIFTPQPRPIYCRLGPGPSSQSDDFPRVKTPPECFSYLFHLLRLMTL, from the exons ATGGAAGACCTCTATACTTCACGGAGATATATGGAAGCCAAAGTTCGAGCTGAAGTCCATAAGGTGACGACGAAGGTCAACAGTCATTACAAAATCAatggacagaggaagactcccaAGGAAGA GAAATTGTTTCACGCTGCGGAAAGGTTGCGGCGGCGGGCAGAGGACTACTACAGACGCAAA ATCACCCCTTCTGCAAGAAAGCCTCATGCCAACTGg CTCTGTGCTCAAGCCTTGCAGAGGAAGATGGCAGAGAGGAAGGCTGCCTCCAAGCAGCAAAG GTGTGAAATGAGGGAAAAGCAGAGAGTGCCAGAGAGACACAGGAGTCAGGAGCCAGTCCAGGGAGGACCGGGCCTAGAGAACCCTTTCTGGAGGG CAGATTCAGGACCTCATTCGGTTCCCATGAGGAACAGCAGCTGCGTCCCAGCTgaaaacagagagaagacaaag GTCAGAATGGCTGCAGTGGGGCATCATCATTCCTCAGGATTGCCCTACTGGCCCTACCTCACAGCTGAAACTTTAAGAAAAAGGAAGGGCCACCAGGCACCTCCTCCAACTCAGTGTCATCTGGGAGGTCAACCACCTCCCTCAGCTAAAGGTCATCTGAGACCTCTGAATCTTTCTCGACTACAGTGTCGGCTAGGACCTCAACCACATTCTACAACTGATGATTTTCTGAGAAGAGATAAACTTCAAGTCGAGTGTCCCCTGGGACCTGTATCATTCCCTCCAGCTGAAGATTTTGTGAGCCTCAAGACACCTCCCGAGTGTCTTCTGGTACCTCTTCCACCCTCTCCAGTTGACGACTTTCTGACACCAGAGAAACCGCCCGTCCAGTGTTGCCGGGGACCTGTACCATCTCCTCGAGCTCATAATGTTAGGAAACGCAAGACACCTCCCGACTCTTTTTTTgtacctcttccaccttctccagtggataattctctgagcctcaagacACCTCCCGAGTGTCTTCTGGTACCTCTTCCACCCTCTCCAGTTGACGACTTTCTGACACCAGAGAAACCGCCCGTCCAGTGTTGCCGGGGACCTGTACCATCTCCTCGAGCTCATAATGTTAGGAAACGCAAGACACCTCCCGACTCTTTTTTTgtacctcttccaccttctccagtggataattctctgagcctcaagatACCTCTCGAGTGTCTTCTggtacctcttccaccttctccagttGATGATATTTTCACACCACAGCCACGTCCCATCTACTGTCGCCTGGGACCTGGACCATCTTCTCAATCTGATGATTTTCCGAGAGTCAAGACACCTCCCGAGTGTTTTTCttacctcttccaccttctccggTTGAtgactctctga
- the LOC129467828 gene encoding nuclear pore complex-interacting protein family member A7-like isoform X7 has translation MEDLYTSRRYMEAKVRAEVHKVTTKVNSHYKINGQRKTPKEEKLFHAAERLRRRAEDYYRRKITPSARKPHANWLCAQALQRKMAERKAASKQQRCEMREKQRVPERHRSQEPVQGGPGLENPFWRDSGPHSVPMRNSSCVPAENREKTKVRMAAVGHHHSSGLPYWPYLTAETLRKRKGHQAPPPTQCHLGGQPPPSAKGHLRPLNLSRLQCRLGPQPHSTTDDFLRRDKLQVECPLGPVSFPPAEDFVSLKTPPECLLVPLPPSPVDDFLTPEKPPVQCCRGPVPSPRAHNVRKRKTPPDSFFVPLPPSPVDNSLSLKTPPECLLVPLPPSPVDDFLTPEKPPVQCCRGPVPSPRAHNVRKRKTPPDSFFVPLPPSPVDNSLSLKIPLECLLVPLPPSPVDDIFTPQPRPIYCRLGPGPSSQSDDFPRVKTPPECFSYLFHLLRLMTL, from the exons ATGGAAGACCTCTATACTTCACGGAGATATATGGAAGCCAAAGTTCGAGCTGAAGTCCATAAGGTGACGACGAAGGTCAACAGTCATTACAAAATCAatggacagaggaagactcccaAGGAAGA GAAATTGTTTCACGCTGCGGAAAGGTTGCGGCGGCGGGCAGAGGACTACTACAGACGCAAA ATCACCCCTTCTGCAAGAAAGCCTCATGCCAACTGg CTCTGTGCTCAAGCCTTGCAGAGGAAGATGGCAGAGAGGAAGGCTGCCTCCAAGCAGCAAAG GTGTGAAATGAGGGAAAAGCAGAGAGTGCCAGAGAGACACAGGAGTCAGGAGCCAGTCCAGGGAGGACCGGGCCTAGAGAACCCTTTCTGGAGGG ATTCAGGACCTCATTCGGTTCCCATGAGGAACAGCAGCTGCGTCCCAGCTgaaaacagagagaagacaaag GTCAGAATGGCTGCAGTGGGGCATCATCATTCCTCAGGATTGCCCTACTGGCCCTACCTCACAGCTGAAACTTTAAGAAAAAGGAAGGGCCACCAGGCACCTCCTCCAACTCAGTGTCATCTGGGAGGTCAACCACCTCCCTCAGCTAAAGGTCATCTGAGACCTCTGAATCTTTCTCGACTACAGTGTCGGCTAGGACCTCAACCACATTCTACAACTGATGATTTTCTGAGAAGAGATAAACTTCAAGTCGAGTGTCCCCTGGGACCTGTATCATTCCCTCCAGCTGAAGATTTTGTGAGCCTCAAGACACCTCCCGAGTGTCTTCTGGTACCTCTTCCACCCTCTCCAGTTGACGACTTTCTGACACCAGAGAAACCGCCCGTCCAGTGTTGCCGGGGACCTGTACCATCTCCTCGAGCTCATAATGTTAGGAAACGCAAGACACCTCCCGACTCTTTTTTTgtacctcttccaccttctccagtggataattctctgagcctcaagacACCTCCCGAGTGTCTTCTGGTACCTCTTCCACCCTCTCCAGTTGACGACTTTCTGACACCAGAGAAACCGCCCGTCCAGTGTTGCCGGGGACCTGTACCATCTCCTCGAGCTCATAATGTTAGGAAACGCAAGACACCTCCCGACTCTTTTTTTgtacctcttccaccttctccagtggataattctctgagcctcaagatACCTCTCGAGTGTCTTCTggtacctcttccaccttctccagttGATGATATTTTCACACCACAGCCACGTCCCATCTACTGTCGCCTGGGACCTGGACCATCTTCTCAATCTGATGATTTTCCGAGAGTCAAGACACCTCCCGAGTGTTTTTCttacctcttccaccttctccggTTGAtgactctctga
- the LOC129467828 gene encoding nuclear pore complex-interacting protein family member A7-like isoform X2, with protein MRVQWLFFWLLPLGFISHQSTHVIHSLHDHFHPGTDFCGIPRIVIIIVFLGISTLAIFLWKTNLCVSFLKTVLKSRNVHDRSTDVHWKAWRSNSRSQEGIKIGMEDLYTSRRYMEAKVRAEVHKVTTKVNSHYKINGQRKTPKEEKLRMKECEQAEMDRQLSEAEENGKSIMKEIDTYMKLFHAAERLRRRAEDYYRRKITPSARKPHANWLCAQALQRKMAERKAASKQQRCEMREKQRVPERHRSQEPVQGGPGLENPFWRDSGPHSVPMRNSSCVPAENREKTKVRMAAVGHHHSSGLPYWPYLTAETLRKRKGHQAPPPTQCHLGGQPPPSAKGHLRPLNLSRLQCRLGPQPHSTTDDFLRRDKLQVECPLGPVSFPPAEDFVSLKTPPECLLVPLPPSPVDDFLTPEKPPVQCCRGPVPSPRAHNVRKRKTPPDSFFVPLPPSPVDNSLSLKTPPECLLVPLPPSPVDDFLTPEKPPVQCCRGPVPSPRAHNVRKRKTPPDSFFVPLPPSPVDNSLSLKIPLECLLVPLPPSPVDDIFTPQPRPIYCRLGPGPSSQSDDFPRVKTPPECFSYLFHLLRLMTL; from the exons ATGAGGGTGCAGTGGCTGTTCTTTTGGCTCCTCCCGCTGGGATTTATCAGCCATCAGTCCACCCAT GTTATCCATTCTCTGCATGACCATTTTCATCCTGGGACTGACTTTTGTGGAATTCCGCGGATAGTTATCATTATTGTGTTTCTGGGAATTTCTACACTTGCCATTTTCCTCTGGAAAACTAATCTTTGT GTGTCTTTCCTGAAGACTGTCTTAAAGTCACGAAATGTACATGACAGATCCACGGATGTACATTGGAAAGCCTGGAGGTCCAATAGCCGTAGCCAGGAAG GAATTAAAATTGGCATGGAAGACCTCTATACTTCACGGAGATATATGGAAGCCAAAGTTCGAGCTGAAGTCCATAAGGTGACGACGAAGGTCAACAGTCATTACAAAATCAatggacagaggaagactcccaAGGAAGA GAAGCTAAGAATGAAAGAATGTGAGCAAGCAGAAATGGACAGGCAGCTATCAGAGGCAGAGGAAAATGGGAAATCAATTATGAAAGAAATAGACACCTACAT GAAATTGTTTCACGCTGCGGAAAGGTTGCGGCGGCGGGCAGAGGACTACTACAGACGCAAA ATCACCCCTTCTGCAAGAAAGCCTCATGCCAACTGg CTCTGTGCTCAAGCCTTGCAGAGGAAGATGGCAGAGAGGAAGGCTGCCTCCAAGCAGCAAAG GTGTGAAATGAGGGAAAAGCAGAGAGTGCCAGAGAGACACAGGAGTCAGGAGCCAGTCCAGGGAGGACCGGGCCTAGAGAACCCTTTCTGGAGGG ATTCAGGACCTCATTCGGTTCCCATGAGGAACAGCAGCTGCGTCCCAGCTgaaaacagagagaagacaaag GTCAGAATGGCTGCAGTGGGGCATCATCATTCCTCAGGATTGCCCTACTGGCCCTACCTCACAGCTGAAACTTTAAGAAAAAGGAAGGGCCACCAGGCACCTCCTCCAACTCAGTGTCATCTGGGAGGTCAACCACCTCCCTCAGCTAAAGGTCATCTGAGACCTCTGAATCTTTCTCGACTACAGTGTCGGCTAGGACCTCAACCACATTCTACAACTGATGATTTTCTGAGAAGAGATAAACTTCAAGTCGAGTGTCCCCTGGGACCTGTATCATTCCCTCCAGCTGAAGATTTTGTGAGCCTCAAGACACCTCCCGAGTGTCTTCTGGTACCTCTTCCACCCTCTCCAGTTGACGACTTTCTGACACCAGAGAAACCGCCCGTCCAGTGTTGCCGGGGACCTGTACCATCTCCTCGAGCTCATAATGTTAGGAAACGCAAGACACCTCCCGACTCTTTTTTTgtacctcttccaccttctccagtggataattctctgagcctcaagacACCTCCCGAGTGTCTTCTGGTACCTCTTCCACCCTCTCCAGTTGACGACTTTCTGACACCAGAGAAACCGCCCGTCCAGTGTTGCCGGGGACCTGTACCATCTCCTCGAGCTCATAATGTTAGGAAACGCAAGACACCTCCCGACTCTTTTTTTgtacctcttccaccttctccagtggataattctctgagcctcaagatACCTCTCGAGTGTCTTCTggtacctcttccaccttctccagttGATGATATTTTCACACCACAGCCACGTCCCATCTACTGTCGCCTGGGACCTGGACCATCTTCTCAATCTGATGATTTTCCGAGAGTCAAGACACCTCCCGAGTGTTTTTCttacctcttccaccttctccggTTGAtgactctctga
- the LOC129467828 gene encoding nuclear pore complex-interacting protein family member A9-like isoform X5 produces MEDLYTSRRYMEAKVRAEVHKVTTKVNSHYKINGQRKTPKEEKLRMKECEQAEMDRQLSEAEENGKSIMKEIDTYMKLFHAAERLRRRAEDYYRRKITPSARKPHANWLCAQALQRKMAERKAASKQQRCEMREKQRVPERHRSQEPVQGGPGLENPFWRDSGPHSVPMRNSSCVPAENREKTKVRMAAVGHHHSSGLPYWPYLTAETLRKRKGHQAPPPTQCHLGGQPPPSAKGHLRPLNLSRLQCRLGPQPHSTTDDFLRRDKLQVECPLGPVSFPPAEDFVSLKTPPECLLVPLPPSPVDDFLTPEKPPVQCCRGPVPSPRAHNVRKRKTPPDSFFVPLPPSPVDNSLSLKTPPECLLVPLPPSPVDDFLTPEKPPVQCCRGPVPSPRAHNVRKRKTPPDSFFVPLPPSPVDNSLSLKIPLECLLVPLPPSPVDDIFTPQPRPIYCRLGPGPSSQSDDFPRVKTPPECFSYLFHLLRLMTL; encoded by the exons ATGGAAGACCTCTATACTTCACGGAGATATATGGAAGCCAAAGTTCGAGCTGAAGTCCATAAGGTGACGACGAAGGTCAACAGTCATTACAAAATCAatggacagaggaagactcccaAGGAAGA GAAGCTAAGAATGAAAGAATGTGAGCAAGCAGAAATGGACAGGCAGCTATCAGAGGCAGAGGAAAATGGGAAATCAATTATGAAAGAAATAGACACCTACAT GAAATTGTTTCACGCTGCGGAAAGGTTGCGGCGGCGGGCAGAGGACTACTACAGACGCAAA ATCACCCCTTCTGCAAGAAAGCCTCATGCCAACTGg CTCTGTGCTCAAGCCTTGCAGAGGAAGATGGCAGAGAGGAAGGCTGCCTCCAAGCAGCAAAG GTGTGAAATGAGGGAAAAGCAGAGAGTGCCAGAGAGACACAGGAGTCAGGAGCCAGTCCAGGGAGGACCGGGCCTAGAGAACCCTTTCTGGAGGG ATTCAGGACCTCATTCGGTTCCCATGAGGAACAGCAGCTGCGTCCCAGCTgaaaacagagagaagacaaag GTCAGAATGGCTGCAGTGGGGCATCATCATTCCTCAGGATTGCCCTACTGGCCCTACCTCACAGCTGAAACTTTAAGAAAAAGGAAGGGCCACCAGGCACCTCCTCCAACTCAGTGTCATCTGGGAGGTCAACCACCTCCCTCAGCTAAAGGTCATCTGAGACCTCTGAATCTTTCTCGACTACAGTGTCGGCTAGGACCTCAACCACATTCTACAACTGATGATTTTCTGAGAAGAGATAAACTTCAAGTCGAGTGTCCCCTGGGACCTGTATCATTCCCTCCAGCTGAAGATTTTGTGAGCCTCAAGACACCTCCCGAGTGTCTTCTGGTACCTCTTCCACCCTCTCCAGTTGACGACTTTCTGACACCAGAGAAACCGCCCGTCCAGTGTTGCCGGGGACCTGTACCATCTCCTCGAGCTCATAATGTTAGGAAACGCAAGACACCTCCCGACTCTTTTTTTgtacctcttccaccttctccagtggataattctctgagcctcaagacACCTCCCGAGTGTCTTCTGGTACCTCTTCCACCCTCTCCAGTTGACGACTTTCTGACACCAGAGAAACCGCCCGTCCAGTGTTGCCGGGGACCTGTACCATCTCCTCGAGCTCATAATGTTAGGAAACGCAAGACACCTCCCGACTCTTTTTTTgtacctcttccaccttctccagtggataattctctgagcctcaagatACCTCTCGAGTGTCTTCTggtacctcttccaccttctccagttGATGATATTTTCACACCACAGCCACGTCCCATCTACTGTCGCCTGGGACCTGGACCATCTTCTCAATCTGATGATTTTCCGAGAGTCAAGACACCTCCCGAGTGTTTTTCttacctcttccaccttctccggTTGAtgactctctga
- the LOC129467828 gene encoding nuclear pore complex-interacting protein family member A9-like isoform X3 — MRVQWLFFWLLPLGFISHQSTHVIHSLHDHFHPGTDFCGIPRIVIIIVFLGISTLAIFLWKTNLCVSFLKTVLKSRNVHDRSTDVHWKAWRSNSRSQEGIKIGMEDLYTSRRYMEAKVRAEVHKVTTKVNSHYKINGQRKTPKEEKLFHAAERLRRRAEDYYRRKITPSARKPHANWVSLFVFFAFGHSLPGQDMDVFFCPQLCAQALQRKMAERKAASKQQRCEMREKQRVPERHRSQEPVQGGPGLENPFWRADSGPHSVPMRNSSCVPAENREKTKVRMAAVGHHHSSGLPYWPYLTAETLRKRKGHQAPPPTQCHLGGQPPPSAKGHLRPLNLSRLQCRLGPQPHSTTDDFLRRDKLQVECPLGPVSFPPAEDFVSLKTPPECLLVPLPPSPVDDFLTPEKPPVQCCRGPVPSPRAHNVRKRKTPPDSFFVPLPPSPVDNSLSLKTPPECLLVPLPPSPVDDFLTPEKPPVQCCRGPVPSPRAHNVRKRKTPPDSFFVPLPPSPVDNSLSLKIPLECLLVPLPPSPVDDIFTPQPRPIYCRLGPGPSSQSDDFPRVKTPPECFSYLFHLLRLMTL, encoded by the exons ATGAGGGTGCAGTGGCTGTTCTTTTGGCTCCTCCCGCTGGGATTTATCAGCCATCAGTCCACCCAT GTTATCCATTCTCTGCATGACCATTTTCATCCTGGGACTGACTTTTGTGGAATTCCGCGGATAGTTATCATTATTGTGTTTCTGGGAATTTCTACACTTGCCATTTTCCTCTGGAAAACTAATCTTTGT GTGTCTTTCCTGAAGACTGTCTTAAAGTCACGAAATGTACATGACAGATCCACGGATGTACATTGGAAAGCCTGGAGGTCCAATAGCCGTAGCCAGGAAG GAATTAAAATTGGCATGGAAGACCTCTATACTTCACGGAGATATATGGAAGCCAAAGTTCGAGCTGAAGTCCATAAGGTGACGACGAAGGTCAACAGTCATTACAAAATCAatggacagaggaagactcccaAGGAAGA GAAATTGTTTCACGCTGCGGAAAGGTTGCGGCGGCGGGCAGAGGACTACTACAGACGCAAA ATCACCCCTTCTGCAAGAAAGCCTCATGCCAACTGggtaagtttgtttgttttctttgcttttggaCATAGTCTGCCAGGTCAGGACATGGATGTGTTTTTCTGCCCACAGCTCTGTGCTCAAGCCTTGCAGAGGAAGATGGCAGAGAGGAAGGCTGCCTCCAAGCAGCAAAG GTGTGAAATGAGGGAAAAGCAGAGAGTGCCAGAGAGACACAGGAGTCAGGAGCCAGTCCAGGGAGGACCGGGCCTAGAGAACCCTTTCTGGAGGG CAGATTCAGGACCTCATTCGGTTCCCATGAGGAACAGCAGCTGCGTCCCAGCTgaaaacagagagaagacaaag GTCAGAATGGCTGCAGTGGGGCATCATCATTCCTCAGGATTGCCCTACTGGCCCTACCTCACAGCTGAAACTTTAAGAAAAAGGAAGGGCCACCAGGCACCTCCTCCAACTCAGTGTCATCTGGGAGGTCAACCACCTCCCTCAGCTAAAGGTCATCTGAGACCTCTGAATCTTTCTCGACTACAGTGTCGGCTAGGACCTCAACCACATTCTACAACTGATGATTTTCTGAGAAGAGATAAACTTCAAGTCGAGTGTCCCCTGGGACCTGTATCATTCCCTCCAGCTGAAGATTTTGTGAGCCTCAAGACACCTCCCGAGTGTCTTCTGGTACCTCTTCCACCCTCTCCAGTTGACGACTTTCTGACACCAGAGAAACCGCCCGTCCAGTGTTGCCGGGGACCTGTACCATCTCCTCGAGCTCATAATGTTAGGAAACGCAAGACACCTCCCGACTCTTTTTTTgtacctcttccaccttctccagtggataattctctgagcctcaagacACCTCCCGAGTGTCTTCTGGTACCTCTTCCACCCTCTCCAGTTGACGACTTTCTGACACCAGAGAAACCGCCCGTCCAGTGTTGCCGGGGACCTGTACCATCTCCTCGAGCTCATAATGTTAGGAAACGCAAGACACCTCCCGACTCTTTTTTTgtacctcttccaccttctccagtggataattctctgagcctcaagatACCTCTCGAGTGTCTTCTggtacctcttccaccttctccagttGATGATATTTTCACACCACAGCCACGTCCCATCTACTGTCGCCTGGGACCTGGACCATCTTCTCAATCTGATGATTTTCCGAGAGTCAAGACACCTCCCGAGTGTTTTTCttacctcttccaccttctccggTTGAtgactctctga
- the LOC129467828 gene encoding nuclear pore complex-interacting protein family member A7-like isoform X1 produces MRVQWLFFWLLPLGFISHQSTHVIHSLHDHFHPGTDFCGIPRIVIIIVFLGISTLAIFLWKTNLCVSFLKTVLKSRNVHDRSTDVHWKAWRSNSRSQEGIKIGMEDLYTSRRYMEAKVRAEVHKVTTKVNSHYKINGQRKTPKEEKLRMKECEQAEMDRQLSEAEENGKSIMKEIDTYMKLFHAAERLRRRAEDYYRRKITPSARKPHANWVSLFVFFAFGHSLPGQDMDVFFCPQLCAQALQRKMAERKAASKQQRCEMREKQRVPERHRSQEPVQGGPGLENPFWRADSGPHSVPMRNSSCVPAENREKTKVRMAAVGHHHSSGLPYWPYLTAETLRKRKGHQAPPPTQCHLGGQPPPSAKGHLRPLNLSRLQCRLGPQPHSTTDDFLRRDKLQVECPLGPVSFPPAEDFVSLKTPPECLLVPLPPSPVDDFLTPEKPPVQCCRGPVPSPRAHNVRKRKTPPDSFFVPLPPSPVDNSLSLKTPPECLLVPLPPSPVDDFLTPEKPPVQCCRGPVPSPRAHNVRKRKTPPDSFFVPLPPSPVDNSLSLKIPLECLLVPLPPSPVDDIFTPQPRPIYCRLGPGPSSQSDDFPRVKTPPECFSYLFHLLRLMTL; encoded by the exons ATGAGGGTGCAGTGGCTGTTCTTTTGGCTCCTCCCGCTGGGATTTATCAGCCATCAGTCCACCCAT GTTATCCATTCTCTGCATGACCATTTTCATCCTGGGACTGACTTTTGTGGAATTCCGCGGATAGTTATCATTATTGTGTTTCTGGGAATTTCTACACTTGCCATTTTCCTCTGGAAAACTAATCTTTGT GTGTCTTTCCTGAAGACTGTCTTAAAGTCACGAAATGTACATGACAGATCCACGGATGTACATTGGAAAGCCTGGAGGTCCAATAGCCGTAGCCAGGAAG GAATTAAAATTGGCATGGAAGACCTCTATACTTCACGGAGATATATGGAAGCCAAAGTTCGAGCTGAAGTCCATAAGGTGACGACGAAGGTCAACAGTCATTACAAAATCAatggacagaggaagactcccaAGGAAGA GAAGCTAAGAATGAAAGAATGTGAGCAAGCAGAAATGGACAGGCAGCTATCAGAGGCAGAGGAAAATGGGAAATCAATTATGAAAGAAATAGACACCTACAT GAAATTGTTTCACGCTGCGGAAAGGTTGCGGCGGCGGGCAGAGGACTACTACAGACGCAAA ATCACCCCTTCTGCAAGAAAGCCTCATGCCAACTGggtaagtttgtttgttttctttgcttttggaCATAGTCTGCCAGGTCAGGACATGGATGTGTTTTTCTGCCCACAGCTCTGTGCTCAAGCCTTGCAGAGGAAGATGGCAGAGAGGAAGGCTGCCTCCAAGCAGCAAAG GTGTGAAATGAGGGAAAAGCAGAGAGTGCCAGAGAGACACAGGAGTCAGGAGCCAGTCCAGGGAGGACCGGGCCTAGAGAACCCTTTCTGGAGGG CAGATTCAGGACCTCATTCGGTTCCCATGAGGAACAGCAGCTGCGTCCCAGCTgaaaacagagagaagacaaag GTCAGAATGGCTGCAGTGGGGCATCATCATTCCTCAGGATTGCCCTACTGGCCCTACCTCACAGCTGAAACTTTAAGAAAAAGGAAGGGCCACCAGGCACCTCCTCCAACTCAGTGTCATCTGGGAGGTCAACCACCTCCCTCAGCTAAAGGTCATCTGAGACCTCTGAATCTTTCTCGACTACAGTGTCGGCTAGGACCTCAACCACATTCTACAACTGATGATTTTCTGAGAAGAGATAAACTTCAAGTCGAGTGTCCCCTGGGACCTGTATCATTCCCTCCAGCTGAAGATTTTGTGAGCCTCAAGACACCTCCCGAGTGTCTTCTGGTACCTCTTCCACCCTCTCCAGTTGACGACTTTCTGACACCAGAGAAACCGCCCGTCCAGTGTTGCCGGGGACCTGTACCATCTCCTCGAGCTCATAATGTTAGGAAACGCAAGACACCTCCCGACTCTTTTTTTgtacctcttccaccttctccagtggataattctctgagcctcaagacACCTCCCGAGTGTCTTCTGGTACCTCTTCCACCCTCTCCAGTTGACGACTTTCTGACACCAGAGAAACCGCCCGTCCAGTGTTGCCGGGGACCTGTACCATCTCCTCGAGCTCATAATGTTAGGAAACGCAAGACACCTCCCGACTCTTTTTTTgtacctcttccaccttctccagtggataattctctgagcctcaagatACCTCTCGAGTGTCTTCTggtacctcttccaccttctccagttGATGATATTTTCACACCACAGCCACGTCCCATCTACTGTCGCCTGGGACCTGGACCATCTTCTCAATCTGATGATTTTCCGAGAGTCAAGACACCTCCCGAGTGTTTTTCttacctcttccaccttctccggTTGAtgactctctga